The Actinocorallia herbida DNA window CCGGCGTCCCGGTTCGGGGCAGAAGGTGGCGTCCTCGCCGAAGAGGGCGGTCGCTTCGGCGGCGGAGAGACGGAGCCGCATGCCGGAGTGGCGCAGGTAGCGGCCGTCGGCGGCGCGCAGGGAGACGCAGCGGGGGGCGGCCAGGCCGCGGACGACGGTGTAGGTCGCGCGGCTCCTGAGGGTCCTGCCGCCGGCGCCGGTCACCGGGGCGAGGACGGGGAAATCGCCCTCGGCCACGAGGAAGCCGCCGCGCCGGCCGGCCGACTCCAGTGACCACGATCCGAGGGGCAGCGTCGTCGGCGCCGCGGGGCGCGAGGGCGTCGGCCGCGTCGAGGTCGACGGGCTCGGTTCCGGGGCCGGAGGCCGCGGCTTCGGGCGAAGCGCTCGACGCCGTGCCCGGCACGGCCGCGGTCCCGCTCCCCACCGCCCTGCTCGCGGCGGGCTCCTTCACCGGCGCGGGCGGATCACACGGCACCGCCGCCGACGCTTCCGGCGACGCGCCGAGAACAAGCGCGCAGGAGGCGAAGACCGGCGCCGGCATCTGCGCAAGGGGTCGCAGCAGCATGAGGGCTCCAGAGCCGACGAGGGACGTTCGTTCCACAGGGGCCCGCCGCTCGACCGGGCCCACTCAAGGAGGCCGCCCACCGTCCGCCCGCAGAACAGAAATCCCGCACCGATCACCGCACCCGGCCTTCCCACCGCGCGAAGGGGCGGAGCCGCCCGCACCGACGGGCGGCCCTCCCTGATGGAGGCGACCTACGGGGTGTACGGGGTGACGGAGACGAACCAGGAGAACCGGTTCGATCAATTGCGTCATCCCGCCGATCGTCCTTCGCACCAGCACCGGCCCCGCCCCGCCTCCCGCTGACCGGTGCCTCGTCCCGAACGCCACGGGCCGCCGTCCTGTCGTCGGTCGTCGCGTCGCAGGACGCGAGTCCGTCTCGATGGACGACGCGATGGCAGGGTGTGGATCGCGATCTCCGTGCCCCGTCCGGCCGACCGATCACCTCGCGCTGGACCGTCGGTGTTCGCGAGGCGGTCGTTTCAGACCGGGGTCGCCGAGGTGGTCAGGTGGGTGAGGAGGGTCTGGGCCTGGGTGCGGAAGGTGGCGATGGTGGTGAGTTTGAGGTGCTCGTAGCCGCGGATCCGGTCGGGGAGGCCGGCGAGGGTGGTGAGGGTGGCGGCGGTGGCGGGGGTGAGGTGGGGCAGGGCCGCGTCGATGAGGGTGCGGTATTCGGTGATGAGGGCGCGTTCGACACGGCGGAGCTCGGCGTGGCCGAAGGGGTCGAAGGGGGTGCCGCGGAGGAACCGGGCGGCGCGCAGAGCGCGGAAGACGGGGCCTGCGGAGCGGCGTAGTGTGATCTTGCGCTTAAGGCCCATGGCGCGCAGGAGCGGGGGGTGCAGCAGAACCGAGATGACGGCGTCGGGGCCGAACTCGTGGTCGCGGCGGGCCTTCTCGGCGGGGTCGAGGTGGAGCCGGGCGACCTCGTACTCGTCCTTGTAGGCCATGAGCTTGTGCAGGCCCCGGGCGTAGGCCAGGGCGATGCGCGTGCCGTCGTCCTCGCCTGCGCGGTCGACCGCGAGCGCGGCGACCCGGCGCACATCGTCGGCGTAGGAGCGGGCGTAAGCCGCGTTCTGGTAGCCGGTCAGATCCGCGGTGCGGCGGGACAGGACCTCCTCGAACGTCGCGGCCTCGTCGGATGCTTCGGCGGGAGGCGCGGGGAGCGCGGCGCGGGACACGGCCGCGCGGTCGAGGACCGCGGCGCGGCCCCACCGGAAGGCCGCCAGGTTCTTCTCGACGCCCGCGCCGTTGAGCCGGATCGCGTGCTCGATCGACTCGGCGGAGACCGGGACGCAGCCGTGCTGGTAGGCGGCGCCGACGAGCAGGAGGTTCGCGGGCATGTGGTCGTCGAACAGGGCCTCGGACAGACCGTGGGCGTCGAGGTACAGGTTGTCGGCGGCCCGGGTCGCGGACTCGATCCGCGCGGTCGCGGCGGCGAACGAGACGGGCGTCTCGGCGCGGCCGGTGACCATGGCGGCGGTGGGCACGACCGCGGTGTTCACCACCGCGATCGTGCGGCCGGCGGAGGCGGTCGCGAGGTTGCCGTCCGCGGCGGCGCCGAGCGGGTCGAAGCCGAGGAGCACGTCGACGGTGCCGCGCGCGGCGCGGATCGAGCCTTCGACGGGGTGCGGGGAGATCCGGACGTCGCTGACGACGGGGCCGCCCTTCTGCGCGAGGCCCGTCTGGTCCAGGCCCGCCGCGTGCAGCCCGTCGAGGTGCGCCGCCATCTGGAGGATCTGCGAGACCGTGACGACCCCGGTGCCGCCGATCCCCGGCAGGCGCAGCAGCACCGGCCCGTCCGGGAACCGGGAGACCGGCTCCGTCAGCTCGACGGGAGGGGCCGCCGGAGCCCGGCGCGGCCTGCGGGCACCGGGTTCGACGAGCAGGAACGAGGGGCAGTCGCCCTTCAGGCAGCTCAGGTCGGCGTTGCAGGACGCCTGGTGGATGCGCGTCTTGCGGCCGAACTCGGTCTCGACGGGGTGCACCGAGAGGCAGGTCGAGACCTCGCCGCAGTCGCCGCAGCCTTCGCAGACCCGCTCGTTCACCACGACCTTCGCCGTCGGCGTGGGGAGCTTTCCGCGCTTGCGCAGCCGCCGCTCCTCCGCGGCGCACCGGTCGTCGTGGATCAGCACCGTGACGCCCTCGACCTCGGCGAGCTCCCGTTCGGATTCCGGCAGGTCGTCCCGGTGGCGCACGACGGCGTTCTGGGCGATCCGGACACCGCGGTACGACTCGGGCTCGGGTGTGGTGACGATGATCCGGCGCACCCCTTCGGTGGCCAGCCAGTGCGTCAGGGCGGGGACGTCGAGGCGGCCCTCGGCCCGCTGGCCGCCGGTCATCGCCACCGCGTCGTTGTAGAGCAACTTGTAGGTGAGCGAGACCCCGGCGGCGACGGCGGCGCGGATCGCCAGGGAGCCGGAGTGGTGGAAGGTCCCGTCGCCGAGGTTCTGCACGAAGTGCGGGTCGTCGGTGAACGGCGCGAGGCCGATCCACTGGGCTCCTTCGCCGCCCATCTGGGTGAGGCCGACCTGGGTGCCGCGGCCCTCGCCGTCCAGGGCGATCATGGCGTGGCAGCCGATGCCCACGCCGACGAGCGTGCCATCGCCGGTGCGCGTCGAGGCGTTGTGCGGGCAGCCGGAGCAGAAGAACGGGGTGCGGGCCGCGACCAGCGGGAGCCGACGGCGCGGCGCGGGCGCGGGCGCGAGGACGGCGGTGGTCCGGGGCAGCCTGTCGCGGCCGACGCACACGGCGAGCGCCTCGGCCACGTCCTCGGCCGCGAGGGTGCCGCGCGCGGTCAGCAGATCCCTGCCCCGCACCCGGGGCGACCGCGCGCCGCCGTACAGCGCCTGCTTGAGGTGCCCTTCGAGGAACGGCACCTTGTCCTCCACCACGAGCACGGTGTCGAGGTCCGACGTCATGGCGGCGAGGTCGTCGTACGCCACCGGGAAGGGCATGGCGAGCTTGATGAGCCGGAGCCCGAGGTGGTCCATGGCGGCTTCGTCCAGGCCGAGGTCGTCGAGCGCGCGCTCCACGACGGCGTAGGACGTGCCGGAGGCGAGGACGCCCAGCGTGGCGTGCCGTGCGTCGAACGTCACCCGGTTGAGGGAGTGCGCGCGGGCGTAGGCGCGCGCGAGGTCGAGCCGACGGGTGAGCATGTCGTGCTCGGCGTCCAGCGAGGCGGGTCCGACGAGCGCGGGCCGGGTGCCGCGCGGGGCGCCGTCCGGCAGCGGGACGCCCTTGCGCAGGAGGGCGAGGTCGACGGTGGCGGAGGCGTCGGCGACGTCCGCGATGATCTTGAGCCCGGTCCACAGGCCGGTGGCGCGGGAGAGCGCGACGGCGTGCAGCCCGAGCTCGACGACCTCCGCCACCGAGCCGGGCGCGAGCAGCGGCATGGTGAGGCTCTGGCACATCGGCTCGCACGAGCTGGGCACGGTCGAGGACTTGCTGCCCGGGTCGTCGCCGATCCAGGCCACGGCCCCGCCGAGCGGCGCGGTGCCCGCGACGTTGCCGTGCCGGATCGCGTCGGCGGCCCGGTCGAGCCCCGGGTTCTTGCCGTACCAGAAGGCGGCGATCCCGTCGTGGCGGCGGCCGGGCAGGCGGTCGAGCACCTGGGTGCCGGCCACCGCGGTGGCCGCGAGCTCCTCGTTCAGGCCGGGCCGGAACACCACGCCCATCGGCGCGAGGTGCCGCGCGGCGCGGCCCATCTCCAGATCGACGGCGCCCAGCGGGGAGCCCTGGTAGCCGGAGACGAAGACGCCCGTGTTCAGGCCGCGCTCGGCGTCGAGGCGGCGCTGCTCCAGCGTCAGCCGGACCAGCGCCTGCACTCCCGAGACGAGGACCGTGCCGTCCGTCGCCGCGTACTTGTCTTCGAGGGTCACCGTTCGGGGCGAGACGCTCACGCGATCCTCCTGGTCCAGCGGGCCTGCGGTGTGATCCCCAGCACAGCAACCCGAAGGCCGGCACGCAAGTAATGCGCGCGAGATAGCGGACAAGACGCAAAAAATACTAGGCTGATCGCCACTTCACCGAAATCTTTTGCACCGAAAGGTGGGCCCATGCCCGAGCCCATGCCCGACGTGGACGCCCTGGACCACCGCATACTCGGCCTGCTCAGGGAGGACGGCCGCAGGACCTTCTCCGAGATGGCCGCCGAGATCGGGCTCTCCGTCGCCGCGGTCAAACGCCGGGTCGACCGCCTCCGCGAGACCGGCGTGATCACCGGCTTCACCGTGCAGATCGACCACGCCAAGCTCGGCTGGGGCATCGAGGCGTTCACCGAACTCCGCTACCAGGGCACCACCCCGGTCGACCGCATCATGCGCACCGCCACCGAGATCCCCGAAGTACAGGCCGTATTCACCATCGCCGGCGACCCCGACGCCCTCATCCGCATCCGCGCCCGCGACCTCGGCCACCTCCAGAAGATCATCGACCGCCTCCGCCGCGCCGGCGACGTCACCGGCACCAAGACCCTCATGGTCCTCGCCTCCTGGACCCGCTGACCCGCCCTCCCCTCGCGCCCTTCTCGGGGCGGGGGGAAGGCGGGGGCTTAACATCGGAGGCGACCCTTGGTCATCGGGGTCGTAACTCGGGTGCAGGAGGAATCACGTGCAGCGGTCGAACCCACTTGGATTCCGGACGTTCGTGGCGAACTTGGGGATCAAGGACGGGACTCGGGACTTCTCGGTGGTGGCGTCGGAGGTGCCGTGCGCGGCGGCGGGGGTGTTCACGCGGTCGCGGTTCGCCGGGCCGAGTGTGCTGCTGAGCCGGGAGCACCTCGGCGACGGGTCGGTGCGGGCGGTCGTCACGGTGTCGAAGAACGCGAACGTCGCGACGGGTGAGCGCGGGCGCGAGGATGCCGCCGAGGTCGTCGCGCTGGCCGCGGAGCTGGTCGGGTGCGCGCCCGAGGAGATCGCGATCGGGTCGACGGGCGTGATCGGCCGGCGCTACCCGATGGACGTCATGCGCGCCGGGATCGGGAAGGTCGAGCCCGCTCCCGAGCCCGACTTCCAGGCTGTCGCCGAGGCCATCATGACGACCGACACCCACCCCAAGCTGGTCCGCGCGACGATCGGCGGGGCGACCCTCGTCGGGGTGGCCAAGGGCGTCGGCATGATCGAGCCGGACATGGCGACCCTGCTCACCTACTACTTCACCGACGCGCGGATCCCCGCGCCGGTGCTCGACGCGATGTTCCGCCGGGTCATGGACCGGACGTTCAACTGCGTCAGCGTCGACACCGACACCTCCACCAGCGACAGCGCGGTCATCCTCGCGAACGGGCTGGCCGGCGAGGTCGACCTCGCGGAGTTCGAGGAGGCGCTGCACACCGTCGCGCTGGACCTCACCAAGCAGGTCGCCAAGGACGGCGAGGGCGCCACCAAGCTCATCGAGGTGCTCGTCGACCGGGCCCGCGACGAGGCCCAGGCCCGCACGGTCGCCAAGGCGATCGTCAACTCGCCCCTGGTCAAGACCGCGGTCCACGGCGGCGACCCGAACTGGGGCCGAGTCGCGATGGCCGTCGGCAAGTGCAAGGACGAGACCGACATCGACCCGGACCGCGTCGAGATCCGCTTCGGCTCCCTCACCGTCTACCCCGCCGACGCCCCCGACCTCGATGCCCTCACCGCCGTCATGTCCGCCGACGAGGTCCTCATCCACGTCTCCCTGAACACCGGCCACGCCCAGGCCCGCGTCTGGGGCTGCGACCTGAGCGACGGCTACGTCCGCATCAACGCCGACTACACCACCTGACCCGGCCTCCGCCCGAATCCCCTGACGGCCCGCCCTTCCTCGCACCTTCCCGGTGCCGGGAAAGGGCGGGCCGTCGTCGTCGCGCGCCCTCACTGGAGGGTTTCCTTTTTCGAGACACAAGATAGGTCTTGTCTCGCCTGACTCCGTGTGCTCTGATGGGTTTCGCTAGCTGATACGGAGATGCAATCCATGTATCACCGTATCAGTCCACCCCATTGGCTGTTGGAGGTATGCACGATGGTCGAGCGCAGTAGGCGTGATGTGCTGGTGGCGGGCGGGGCGCTGGGCGCGGTCGGCGCGCTGGCGTCGGCGATGCCCGCGTGGTCGTGGTCGCCGGCCGGTTCGGTCGTGGGCGAGGGCGCGGGTCTGGACCCCAAGTACGTGTGGGACGCCGACGCGGACCCCGTCGTCGCGGGGATCATCGAACGCGGTGAGACAGACGCGGTCAACAAGCTGCTCAAGAAGTGGACGAAGAACGGGCAGGCGCTCCCCGCCGGGCTGCCCGCCGACCTCGTCGCGTTCATCGAGAAGGCCAGGCGGCTCCCCGCGTGGACCGACCAGGCCAAGCTCGAGAAGGCCGTCGACTTCAACGAGAAGCGCGGCCTGTACCTCGGCGTCTCCTACGGATTCGTCTCCGGCATGATGAGCACGGTCATCCCCCGCGAAGCCCGCGCCGTGTACTACTCC harbors:
- a CDS encoding AbfB domain-containing protein; translation: MPLGSWSLESAGRRGGFLVAEGDFPVLAPVTGAGGRTLRSRATYTVVRGLAAPRCVSLRAADGRYLRHSGMRLRLSAAEATALFGEDATFCPEPGRRKGTVALRSHNYPEHALRAHPDGIRLDFLGAARADPSGSFLVRAPWAR
- a CDS encoding indolepyruvate ferredoxin oxidoreductase family protein encodes the protein MSVSPRTVTLEDKYAATDGTVLVSGVQALVRLTLEQRRLDAERGLNTGVFVSGYQGSPLGAVDLEMGRAARHLAPMGVVFRPGLNEELAATAVAGTQVLDRLPGRRHDGIAAFWYGKNPGLDRAADAIRHGNVAGTAPLGGAVAWIGDDPGSKSSTVPSSCEPMCQSLTMPLLAPGSVAEVVELGLHAVALSRATGLWTGLKIIADVADASATVDLALLRKGVPLPDGAPRGTRPALVGPASLDAEHDMLTRRLDLARAYARAHSLNRVTFDARHATLGVLASGTSYAVVERALDDLGLDEAAMDHLGLRLIKLAMPFPVAYDDLAAMTSDLDTVLVVEDKVPFLEGHLKQALYGGARSPRVRGRDLLTARGTLAAEDVAEALAVCVGRDRLPRTTAVLAPAPAPRRRLPLVAARTPFFCSGCPHNASTRTGDGTLVGVGIGCHAMIALDGEGRGTQVGLTQMGGEGAQWIGLAPFTDDPHFVQNLGDGTFHHSGSLAIRAAVAAGVSLTYKLLYNDAVAMTGGQRAEGRLDVPALTHWLATEGVRRIIVTTPEPESYRGVRIAQNAVVRHRDDLPESERELAEVEGVTVLIHDDRCAAEERRLRKRGKLPTPTAKVVVNERVCEGCGDCGEVSTCLSVHPVETEFGRKTRIHQASCNADLSCLKGDCPSFLLVEPGARRPRRAPAAPPVELTEPVSRFPDGPVLLRLPGIGGTGVVTVSQILQMAAHLDGLHAAGLDQTGLAQKGGPVVSDVRISPHPVEGSIRAARGTVDVLLGFDPLGAAADGNLATASAGRTIAVVNTAVVPTAAMVTGRAETPVSFAAATARIESATRAADNLYLDAHGLSEALFDDHMPANLLLVGAAYQHGCVPVSAESIEHAIRLNGAGVEKNLAAFRWGRAAVLDRAAVSRAALPAPPAEASDEAATFEEVLSRRTADLTGYQNAAYARSYADDVRRVAALAVDRAGEDDGTRIALAYARGLHKLMAYKDEYEVARLHLDPAEKARRDHEFGPDAVISVLLHPPLLRAMGLKRKITLRRSAGPVFRALRAARFLRGTPFDPFGHAELRRVERALITEYRTLIDAALPHLTPATAATLTTLAGLPDRIRGYEHLKLTTIATFRTQAQTLLTHLTTSATPV
- a CDS encoding Lrp/AsnC family transcriptional regulator; this translates as MPEPMPDVDALDHRILGLLREDGRRTFSEMAAEIGLSVAAVKRRVDRLRETGVITGFTVQIDHAKLGWGIEAFTELRYQGTTPVDRIMRTATEIPEVQAVFTIAGDPDALIRIRARDLGHLQKIIDRLRRAGDVTGTKTLMVLASWTR
- the argJ gene encoding bifunctional glutamate N-acetyltransferase/amino-acid acetyltransferase ArgJ; this translates as MQRSNPLGFRTFVANLGIKDGTRDFSVVASEVPCAAAGVFTRSRFAGPSVLLSREHLGDGSVRAVVTVSKNANVATGERGREDAAEVVALAAELVGCAPEEIAIGSTGVIGRRYPMDVMRAGIGKVEPAPEPDFQAVAEAIMTTDTHPKLVRATIGGATLVGVAKGVGMIEPDMATLLTYYFTDARIPAPVLDAMFRRVMDRTFNCVSVDTDTSTSDSAVILANGLAGEVDLAEFEEALHTVALDLTKQVAKDGEGATKLIEVLVDRARDEAQARTVAKAIVNSPLVKTAVHGGDPNWGRVAMAVGKCKDETDIDPDRVEIRFGSLTVYPADAPDLDALTAVMSADEVLIHVSLNTGHAQARVWGCDLSDGYVRINADYTT